In Phlebotomus papatasi isolate M1 chromosome 1, Ppap_2.1, whole genome shotgun sequence, the following proteins share a genomic window:
- the LOC129809615 gene encoding uncharacterized protein LOC129809615: protein MAKANPETVAELKTLHRSRGAVKASLTRLELNIQDGRTLFTADLLSAYEIQLQNIIQRFEDVQQKIYTCPEVTDEDFDQECCEESTFNDRVVQVQVKISQLNRTVRRDEYPSVTTTSATEDLAKLWQQQLEINTKLVESMKTRGSNVKLPPIEIKKFTGNYSDWASFRDMYTCTIHNNDALTPVEKFKYLKGYLSGEAESEIDQLAITDENYPVAWKAIQERFEKKQNIVSTHIQSFLNISVIGEASAKSLRGMFSMSRKVIKALDALNCDQRDIWLVHILVSKLDKESVALWSRETSSSQVASLHDFFNFLEKRCDSLEMVQSQNSGKSLNKSTEKSTKNVVKQKSTLAVTQTKKCAICQQEAHQVFQCTKFINSTSTQRLDLLRKAKLCINCIRGTHSVESCQSSSCRRCNMRHNTLLHEAFHTPQSQSGDTAAPSTSSASDNSQSNGAIPKANGNAAVPQPQTTAVIQSDTVSTTLMTRPSTVHQSVLPTVSLFLIDNNGKRHKCRGLLDSCSQANLITKRLVDKCGIPTYIKPAHSISGIGSQSTKVTQAVMATINSRNHTFATKCEFLLMENITDDQPVSDINLEWKIPNDVFLADPDFAKPGKIDMLLGVDIFTQVIRAGRVEGNPTLLETALGYVVAGSFTSGGDMLNCSCLCSTQTPDTLHHAIEKFWMIEEPSSIKSSPKSEEGECEKHFAHHVTRDGSGRYIVKLPIKENVTQLGESRDSALKRFRCIERRLQRDPAIKEQYTAFMKEYEDLGHMRKLPGHYESDKPAVYLPHHPVMKLSSSSTPVRVVFDASARTSSGIALNDVLMVGPKIQDDIFCILLRFRQHPIAIKADIRKMFRQIRVADEDQNLQRIFWRDSPDKPIETYLLSTVTYGTASASFLSTRCIQQLAIDEGDSLPLAKEATMSDFYVDDFLSGGSSIPAVQELRQQMTELMSRGGFHLTKWMASDSAALTGVPEEDCEMNTHDKLGGENTTKALGIKWDTSRDDFTFKAAPYTDKVTMRNLLSEISKIYDPLGFLTPVVVRAKILMQDIWSIEADWDDDLSDHPDIVNRWTNYQKSMPDVAEITIPRRLTSLEHPAECHLLVFCDASEKAFGACIYVKTIDEDGNSTCQLLCAKSKVAPRKEVTLPRLELCGAVLAMKLLQAVQKSLTIKVDSITAFTDSTIVLHWLAGEPQRWKKFVAHRVKEVQEQLPREHWYHVPSKLNPADICSRGTTPKELANNNLWWTGPDLSQILDKQPDVFMETSDERLEQRKTFAVSLGQHSTNVSNSENFWDILERFSSHSRMLRYLTYWRRYFQNLKAKVDKSPLDFSALRVEEIQKTNQHIIRAIQKQSFPSEYKSLQEGKQVPRQSRVAKLNPFLDDSQMIRVGGRIQASNLTVEQKHPILLPPKHHLTRLISDMTHLQTCHGGPHMILATMRQMYWPLRGLDVAKATVRQCIRCFRCNPKAAHQIMGNLPPARVQFSRPFQRVGIDFCGPFQIKLPLRGGRSTKMYVCVFICFISRAIHLELVSDLSTEAFLASFKRFIARRGKPTDVFCDNGKNFVGASSHLADVQQFLSEKTTRHIITKNAADDNISFHFIPPRSPHFGGLWESAVKAFKRHFYRVIGNERLTQEAFTTVLAEIEMCLNSRPLMPQSDDPSDLEVVTPGHFLIGQSLNTLPAHDVSNVPKNRLRVWRQLDQIRQHFWSRWSREILTNMQVRSKWQFPQENVNIGDLVLLIEDNLPPLAWITGRITETHQGKDGKIRVVNVQTSSGNYMRAITKIALFPKENNPEVDTSALGNMS from the coding sequence ATGGCCAAGGCAAATCCTGAAACGGTGGCTGAGCTGAAAACATTGCATCGCAGCAGAGGTGCAGTCAAGGCATCATTGACTAGGCTTGAGTTGAACATTCAGGATGGTAGAACACTCTTTACGGCAGACCTTCTCTCCGCTTATGAGATTCAGCTTCAAAACATCATACAGAGATTTGAGGATGTTCAGCAGAAGATCTACACGTGTCCCGAGGTCACGGACGAAGATTTCGATCAAGAGTGTTGTGAGGAATCAACGTTCAATGACAGAGTTGTGCAAGTCCAGGTAAAAATCTCGCAGCTCAATCGTACAGTACGTAGAGACGAGTACCCATCCGTCACCACCACGTCAGCAACGGAAGACTTAGCAAAACTCTGGCAACAGCAACTCGAGATCAACACCAAGTTGGTAGAGTCCATGAAGACCCGAGGCAGCAATGTCAAGCTTCCTCCAATAGAGATAAAGAAGTTCACTGGAAATTACAGCGATTGGGCTTCCTTCCGGGATATGTACACATGTACTATCCACAACAATGACGCCTTGACACCAGTCGAGAAGTTTAAGTACCTGAAGGGATATCTCAGTGGAGAGGCTGAGTCAGAAATTGACCAATTGGCCATTACTGACGAAAACTACCCAGTGGCGTGGAAAGCAATACAAGAAAGGTTCGAGAAGAAACAAAACATTGTTTCGACACACATCCAATCATTCCTTAATATTTCCGTCATTGGAGAGGCCAGCGCAAAATCACTTCGGGGCATGTTCAGTATGTCTCGCAAAGTAATTAAGGCTCTTGACGCTCTCAACTGCGACCAAAGAGATATCTGGTTGGTGCACATCCTAGTCAGCAAGTTGGATAAGGAATCTGTAGCGCTGTGGTCAAGGGAGACATCGTCATCACAAGTGGCATCACTtcacgattttttcaattttctggaGAAACGGTGCGACTCACTGGAGATGGTTCAATCACAGAACAGTGGGAAGAGCCTCAACAAATCTACAGAGAAATCAACAAAGAATGTGGTGAAGCAAAAGTCTACCCTGGCCGTCACACAAACGAAGAAATGTGCAATCTGTCAGCAAGAAGCACACCAAGTTTTCCAGTGCACCAAGTTTATCAATTCCACTTCCACACAAAGATTGGATCTATTGAGGAAGGCAAAGCTTTGCATCAACTGCATAAGAGGAACGCACAGCGTTGAATCCTGCCAATCTTCAAGTTGTAGACGATGCAACATGCGTCATAACACGCTTCTTCATGAAGCATTTCACACACCACAGTCACAGAGTGGAGATACAGCAGCTCCCTCTACTTCATCTGCTTCTGACAACAGCCAGAGCAACGGGGCCATTCCCAAGGCTAATGGAAACGCAGCAGTTCCGCAGCCACAAACCACAGCAGTCATTCAGTCAGATACAGTGTCCACGACACTTATGACTCGTCCATCAACAGTTCATCAATCAGTCCTACCAACAGTCAGTCTCTTCTTGATTGACAACAATGGGAAGAGACACAAGTGCAGAGGACTTCTGGATTCCTGCAGCCAGGCAAACCTTATCACAAAAAGGCTTGTTGACAAATGCGGAATTCCTACGTACATCAAACCAGCACATTCAATTTCCGGAATTGGAAGCCAATCTACAAAGGTCACACAGGCCGTCATGGCGACAATCAACTCCCGGAACCACACATTCGCCACCAAGTGCGAGTTTCTGCTCATGGAAAATATTACCGATGATCAGCCAGTCAGTGATATAAACCTCGAGTGGAAAATTCCCAACGATGTCTTTCTGGCAGATCCGGACTTCGCAAAACCGGGAAAAATTGACATGCTCCTCGGCGTGGATATTTTCACACAAGTGATCCGTGCTGGAAGAGTCGAGGGCAACCCCACGTTGCTCGAGACAGCTCTAGGATATGTGGTAGCAGGCAGCTTCACATCTGGAGGAGACATGTTGAATTGCAGTTGTCTCTGCTCCACGCAGACTCCGGACACACTGCATCATGCCATTGAGAAATTCTGGATGATTGAGGAACCATCTTCAATCAAATCATCTCCAAAGTCAGAGGAAGGAGAATGCGAAAAACATTTCGCCCACCATGTCACCCGGGACGGCAGTGGACGATACATCGTGAAACTGCCTATCAAGGAAAATGTCACACAACTCGGTGAATCTCGTGACTCTGCTTTGAAGAGGTTTCGCTGCATTGAGAGAAGACTTCAAAGGGATCCAGCAATCAAAGAGCAGTACACTGCATTCATGAAGGAATATGAGGATCTCGGACATATGAGAAAACTCCCTGGGCATTACGAGTCTGATAAACCAGCAGTTTATCTTCCTCATCACCCTGTAATGAAGCTTTCATCATCATCTACCCCCGTCAGGGTGGTTTTCGATGCTTCGGCCAGAACATCCAGCGGGATTGCTCTCAACGATGTCCTAATGGTTGGCCCAAAAATACAGGACGACATCTTCTGCATTTTGCTCAGGTTCCGACAGCATCCCATTGCCATCAAAGCGGACATCCGCAAAATGTTTCGCCAGATCCGTGTGGCTGACGAGGATCAGAATCTTCAGAGAATATTCTGGCGGGACTCTCCAGACAAGCCAATTGAGACCTACTTGCTGTCTACAGTCACATATGGCACAGCAAGTGCCAGTTTTCTCAGTACAAGGTGCATTCAGCAACTCGCCATCGATGAAGGAGACTCATTACCCCTCGCCAAGGAAGCTACAATGTCAGATTTCTATGTGGACGATTTTCTTTCCGGAGGGTCTTCCATACCAGCAGTTCAAGAGCTTCGTCAACAGATGACAGAACTCATGTCTCGAGGGGGATTCCACTTGACAAAGTGGATGGCAAGCGATTCCGCAGCTCTTACAGGAGTTCCGGAGGAAGATTGCGAGATGAATACACACGACAAATTGGGCGGAGAAAACACCACAAAGGCTCTTGGCATTAAATGGGACACATCACGTGATGATTTCACATTCAAAGCAGCACCATACACCGACAAGGTTACCATGAGAAATTTACTCtcagaaatttcaaaaatttacgaCCCATTGGGATTTCTTACGCCAGTAGTGGTTAGAGCAAAAATTCTGATGCAGGATATCTGGAGCATTGAGGCGGATTGGGATGATGACTTGTCTGACCACCCAGACATTGTTAACAGATGGACAAACTATCAAAAATCAATGCCTGATGTTGCAGAGATAACCATTCCCCGAAGGTTAACATCACTCGAGCATCCAGCAGAGTGCCATCTACTTGTATTTTGTGATGCTTCAGAGAAAGCTTTCGGCGCCTGCATTTACGTCAAAACAATTGACGAAGACGGCAATTCAACTTGCCAGCTGCTCTGTGCCAAATCAAAAGTTGCTCCGCGCAAGGAGGTAACACTTCCCCGTCTAGAACTTTGTGGTGCAGTCCTGGCCATGAAGCTACTCCAAGCTGTTCAAAAATCACTCACAATCAAGGTGGATTCTATCACAGCCTTCACTGACTCAACAATCGTTTTGCATTGGCTAGCAGGTGAGCCTCAAAGGTGGAAAAAGTTTGTGGCACATCGAGTCAAGGAAGTGCAGGAGCAATTGCCAAGGGAACACTGGTACCATGTGCCGTCAAAGCTGAACCCAGCGGACATTTGTTCCAGAGGAACCACCCCCAAGGAATTAGCAAACAACAACTTATGGTGGACTGGACCAGACCTGTCACAAATCCTAGACAAGCAACCAGATGTCTTCATGGAAACTTCAGATGAGAGACTTGAGCAGAGAAAAACCTTCGCTGTCAGCCTTGGGCAACATTCAACAAATGTTTCCAATTCTGAGAATTTCTGGGACATCCTGGAAAGATTTTCCTCACACTCAAGAATGCTCAGATATCTCACGTACTGGAGGAGGTATTTCCAAAACCTGAAGGCCAAAGTCGATAAATCCCCATTAGATTTCTCGGCACTGAGGGTGGAGGAAATACAGAAGACAAATCAACACATCATTCGAGCCATCCAGAAGCAGTCTTTTCCAAGTGAATACAAGTCTCTTCAGGAAGGAAAGCAGGTGCCAAGACAGTCCCGTGTGGCCAAATTGAACCCATTTCTGGACGACTCGCAGATGATTCGTGTTGGAGGTCGCATCCAGGCCTCAAATCTGACAGTGGAGCAGAAGCACCCAATACTTCTGCCTCCCAAACACCACCTGACAAGACTTATTTCTGACATGACGCACCTACAGACTTGTCACGGAGGACCTCACATGATACTCGCCACAATGAGACAGATGTACTGGCCACTACGCGGGCTTGACGTTGCCAAGGCTACCGTGAGACAGTGCATCAGGTGCTTCAGGTGCAATCCCAAGGCTGCACACCAAATCATGGGGAACCTGCCACCAGCAAGAGTCCAATTTTCTCGACCGTTCCAGAGAGTGGGAATCGACTTTTGTGGACCATTTCAAATCAAATTGCCCTTGAGAGGAGGACGCTCGACAAAAATGTACGTATGTGTCTTCATATGTTTTATTTCTAGAGCAATCCATCTTGAGCTGGTGTCCGACTTGTCCACGGAAGCCTTCCTGGCCTCATTCAAGCGATTCATTGCTCGTCGAGGAAAACCCACTGACGTATTTTGCGACAATGGGAAGAATTTCGTTGGTGCATCATCCCACCTCGCTGACGTCCAGCAATTCTTGTCTGAAAAGACAACAAGGCACATCATCACAAAAAATGCCGCAGATGACAACATCTCATTCCATTTCATACCGCCGAGAAGTCCCCACTTTGGAGGTCTCTGGGAATCCGCGGTGAAAGCTTTCAAGCGACATTTTTACCGTGTGATCGGGAATGAGAGGCTCACTCAGGAAGCGTTTACTACAGTTCTCGCCGAAATAGAGATGTGTCTTAACTCCCGTCCACTCATGCCACAATCAGACGATCCATCTGATCTGGAAGTTGTCACACCAGGACACTTTTTGATTGGACAGTCACTCAACACTTTGCCGGCTCATGACGTCAGCAATGTTCCCAAGAATCGTCTCAGGGTCTGGAGACAACTTGACCAGATTAGACAGCACTTCTGGAGCCGTTGGAGTCGAGAGATTCTCACAAACATGCAAGTGAGAAGCAAATGGCAATTTCCTCAGGAAAATGTCAACATTGGAGATTTGGTGCTTCTCATCGAAGACAACCTTCCACCACTCGCTTGGATCACCGGGAGAATCACAGAGACTCATCAAGGGAAAGACGGCAAAATTCGGGTAGTCAATGTACAAACTTCATCCGGAAATTACATGAGAGCCATCACCAAGATTGCACTGTTCCCGAAAGAGAATAATCCAGAAGTTGACACTTCTGCCTTGGGCAATATGTCGTGA
- the LOC129809974 gene encoding transmembrane protease serine 11D-like: protein MNYQNYRSLESNKYAPLFCLNALQLQNNIIKSNLEIFIVRKETVSQILRHEIYAEIGKRDLYQTPENVVKLEEFHILTFDTATYEKDIALIRLPDGYRDLPSNIVLPEITIPVEEYKDCSIFGYGSERFLFPIIASLREAPIEIISAEDCEGALNPYAPDYDSGMFCAGRGVTDACQGDSGSGLICDGGILVGIVSYGSSCGVPGLPGVYTNVQYHREWIEKQIAQGNI, encoded by the coding sequence atgaattatcaaaattatCGTTCATTGGAATCTAATAAATATGCTCCGCTCTTCTGTTTAAATGCGCTTCAATTGCAAAACAATATTATCAAATCAAACCTTGAAATCTTCATTGTTAGAAAAGAAACCGTTTCTCAAATTCTTAGGCATGAGATATACGCAGAAATTGGAAAGAGAGATCTTTACCAAACGCCAGAAAATGTAGTTAAACTTGAAGAATTTCACATTCTTACCTTCGACACTGCAACCTATGAGAAAGACATTGCATTGATCCGTCTGCCAGATGGCTATCGAGATCTGCCCTCAAATATAGTGCTCCCGGAAATTACCATACCAGTGGAGGAGTATAAAGATTGCTCAATCTTCGGATACGGCTCTGAGCGTTTTCTCTTTCCCATTATTGCGAGTCTCCGCGAAGCTCCAATTGAGATTATTTCTGCTGAGGATTGCGAAGGAGCCCTCAATCCCTATGCGCCTGACTATGATTCCGGAATGTTCTGTGCTGGAAGAGGTGTTACTGATGCATGTCAGGGCGATTCAGGATCAGGTTTGATCTGTGATGGAGGGATTCTCGTGGGAATTGTATCCTATGGATCCTCCTGTGGGGTTCCTGGGCTTCCGGGAGTCTATACAAATGTTCAGTATCACAGGGAATGGATTGAAAAACAGATTGCCCAAGGGAATATATGA
- the LOC129809973 gene encoding organic cation transporter protein encodes MDYDQALYAIQELPQPETISCRSRPQNYYHYEQEEGVSIVPEWDLVCENNVWRTTVQVGLSIGKFLGASLFGVISDKFGRKRAFVGGAILYIVSGFLTVFTKSYVLFLLGRIGLGSSASGLFYAAFTLLTENIALKHRSWMSIMFTISYPIGMLILTLFAYLLPLWRSLQLALVVPGLLLIVHCYFLDESPRWLVSKNREKKAYKIVFGKKPNVDLIFKASKKMEDIPSAAESEAQASTLASKLKNSFKEFAGLFSTWTLRKRILICYFVWCVTSMSYYITAINADNLSANRYIYVACTGLVDIPAYIIPIFILKYTGRRLSSFGLYLAAGLSLLAVLAIPREHTNLIVAFAMFGRFGISAVYAVLTLHTAELFPTEIRNSALGTSSTMAHVGSMAAPYIVDLLGMIAWYIPTTICGTSILIAGFLSLLQPETANRDLRDHVQQEDEEKKMNS; translated from the exons ATGGACTACGATCAAGCTCTCTATGCAATTCAAGAGCTTCCGCAGCCTGAAACAATATCCTGTCGGTCGCGTCCTCAGAACTACTATCACTACGAGCAGGAAGAGGGAGTCTCCATTGTTCCAGAATGGGATCTCGTTTGTGAGAACAATGTCTGGCGGACAACAGTCCAAGTGGGCTTGAGTATAGGAAAGTTCCTGGGAGCTTCTCTTTTTGGCGTGATCTCAGACAAATTCGGCCGGAAGAGGGCTTTTGTTGGCGGAGCAATACTCTACATAGTTAGTGGTTTCCTCACTGTATTCACAAAATCTTATGTGCTCTTCCTCCTGGGGAGGATTGGATTAGGCAGTTCAGCTTCCGGACTGTTCTATGCTGCCTTCACTCTTT TGACTGAAAATATAGCTCTGAAACATAGATCATGGATGAGTATCATGTTCACCATTTCCTATCCAATAGGAATGTTAATCCTGACACTTTTTGCCTATTTATTGCCCCTCTGGCGATCTCTTCAGCTAGCTCTGGTAGTTCCAGGACTTCTACTTATTGTCCATTGCTA TTTTCTTGACGAATCCCCTCGATGGCTTGTCAGCAAGAATCGCGAAAAGAAAGCCTACAAAATAGTCTTTGGGAAGAAGCCCAATGTCGATTTAATCTTCAAAGCATCGAAGAAAATGGAAGATATTCCATCAGCTGCCGAGAGTGAAGCTCAAGCTTCGACTCTCGCTTCGAAGCTAAAGAATTCTTTTAAGGAATTCGCCGGTTTGTTCAGCACTTGGACACTTAGGAAGAGAATTCTTATTTGCTATTTCGTATGGTGTGTCACCTCAATGTCATACTACATTACCGCGATCAATGCAGACAATTTGTCTGCAAATAGATACATATACGTGGCTTGCACAGGCCTAGTGGACATTCCTGCATACATCATTCCCATCTTCATTCTCAAATACACAGGAAGGAGGTTGTCCTCCTTTGGGCTGTATCTTGCAGCAGGACTGAGTCTGCTAGCTGTTCTGGCGATTCCAAGAG AGCATACAAATCTGATCGTGGCATTCGCAATGTTTGGCCGTTTTGGCATCAGTGCTGTGTATGCTGTTCTTACCCTGCACACAGCTGAACTCTTCCCCACTGAGATCCGGAACTCAGCGCTGGGTACGAGTTCAACAATGGCTCATGTAGGCTCCATGGCGGCACCCTACATTGTCGATCTCTTGGGCATGATCGCCTGGTACATCCCTACAACAATCTGTGGGACGTCCATCCTCATAGCTGGCTTCCTGTCTCTCCTGCAGCCCGAGACTGCCAACAGAGATCTCAGGGATCATGTCCAGCAGGAGGATGAAGAGAAGAAAATGAACTCGTAG